One window from the genome of Diabrotica virgifera virgifera chromosome 6, PGI_DIABVI_V3a encodes:
- the LOC126887346 gene encoding zinc finger protein 208-like: MFDSVDNLNSNMNVHTDERPFKCEICSKQFITKSNLNTHKRIHSGEKPYKCEICSKQFTQIGNLNTHERIHTGEKPYECETCSKHFSALDNLNSHKKVHTGEKPYKCEICSKQFTHISNLNTHKRIHTGEKPYKCEICREQFTQKSSLKIHLKLHNDERSHKCEICSKHFSSLDNLNSHNMKVHTGEKSYKCEICSKQFTHISNFNRHKKVHSGERPYKCEICSKRFTQKSSLKIHLQVHTGEHPYKCEICSKQFTQKSSLKTHIQVHTKGHPSKCEEILSEQFTQKKSSLKTHTNGHPRECEEILSEQITQKSSLKTHTEVHTEGHPSKGEELLSEQFNQKSSLKTHTEVHTNGHPRACEEILGEQITQKCSSEIHTGEHLYKFEICRKQFNLLDNLNSHMKVHTDENPYKCEICHKLFTHISNFNRHKKIHSGERPYKCEICNKQFTQKSSLKIHLQVHTGENYYKCEICSKEFTQKSSLKYHIRVHTDDHLFKCEICSKHFNSQDNLNSHLKVHTGEKPYKCEICSKQFTQESSLTIHMEVHSGENPYNCEICSEHLQSLDNLNSHMKIHNGEKPCQCEICSKRFTHISNLNRHMKIHNGERHYKCEICSKEFIQKSSLKIHMQVHTGERPYKCEICSKQFTQKSSLKCHTRVHTNKHSYKCKICTEQFTQKSSLKIHMEVHTGEHSYNCESCSEQFNSLEYLSNHKKVHTNEHPHKCEIRSEQFTQKSHLKIHMEIHTGDDDDDEHPYECEEISNEQSNSLDNLNSHKKVHTDEHPRKCTEILSEQFTQKSVSKIHTGERPYKCEICSEQFNSLENLNSHKEVHTDEHPRKCKEISSEQLTQKSSSKIHTGEHPYKCKICSEQFNSQENLNSHKEVHTDEHPYECEDIFSEQLNSLDSLDSDVEVHTCEHPYKCEICSEQFNSLENLNSHKEVHTDKHPDKCEEIFSEQFTQKSSSKIHMHVHTGEKQYKCEICSEQLNSLDNLNSHMKVHNGEKSYECEICSKHFNSLENLNSHKAVHTDEHPYERKEIFSEQFNSLDNLDSDMEVHTDDDDDDDEHPYESEEIFSEQFTHKSSSKIHMQVHTGEKQYKCEICSKQFNSLKNLNSHNKVHTDECEEICSKQLISLENLNRHKEVHTGEKPYKCEICSEEFTQKSSLKIHMEVHTREKSYTCEVCSKQFAHKSSLKYHMRVHTDERPYKCEICNKLFTQLSHLKRHMPLHTGERPYKCEICSKQFSSRDNLNSHMKVHSGVHPYKCEICSKQFTHISNLNRHIKVHTGERLYKCEICSKQFTQKSSLKLHLQVHTGENSYKCDICSKQFTQKSSLKYHMRVHTDEKQYKCETCRKHFSSLDNLNSHTKLHTSETPHKCEICSKQFITRNNLNTHKKIHTGEKPYKCEICSKQFTQKNSLKDHMRLHTGEHPYKCEICSKQFTQESSLKYHNRVHSGDKPYQCEICSKQFSKKSNLKVHIRVHTGQHPYKCEICSKHFHSLDNLNSHRKVHSGEHPYKCEICSKQFITRSNLNTHKRIHTGEKPYKCEICSKQFTQKSSLKIHMQVHTGENSYKCEICSKQFTQESSLKYHNRVHTGKPLYKCEICSKHLNSLDNLNSHMKVHIGEKPSNCEICSKQFSHISNLNRHMKIHTGERPYKCEICNKQFTENSTLKIHMKVHIRKSMKFVISSLLKNVV, from the coding sequence ATGTTTGATTCAGTAGATAATTTAAATAGTAATATGAACGTTCACACTGACGAAAGAccttttaaatgtgaaatttgtagtaagcagtttatTACAAAAAGTAATTTAAATACTCATAAAAGAATTCACagtggtgaaaaaccttataaatgtgaaatttgtagtaagcagtttactCAAATAGGCAATTTAAATACTCACGAAagaattcacactggtgaaaaaccttatgaATGTGAAACTTGTAGTAAGCACTTTAGTGCACTAGATAATCTAAATAGTCATAAGAaagttcacactggtgaaaaaccatataaatgtgaaatatgtAGTAAGCAGTTTACTCACATAAGTAATTTAAATACTCATAAAagaattcacactggtgaaaaaccttataaatgtgaaatttgtagagAGCAATTTACTCAAAAAAGTAGTTTAAAAATTCACTTGAAACTTCACAATGATGAACGCTCgcataaatgtgaaatttgtagtaaacaCTTTAGTTCCCTAGATAATTTAAATAGTCATAATATGAaagttcacactggtgaaaaatcGTATAAATGTGAAATATGTAGTAAGCAGTTTACTCACATAAGCAATTTTAATAGGCATAAAAAAGTTCATAGTGGAGAAAggccttataaatgtgaaatttgtagtaagcgaTTTACTCAAAAAAGTAGTTTAAAAATTCACTTGCAAGTTCATACTGGTGAGCACCcgtacaaatgtgaaatttgtagtaagcagtttactCAAAAAAGTAGTTTGAAAACTCACATACAAGTTCACACAAAAGGACACCCGAGTAAATGTGAAGAAATTCTAAGTGAgcaattcactcaaaaaaaaagtaGTTTGAAAACTCACACGAATGGACACCCGCGTGAATGTGAAGAAATTTTAAGTGAGCAAATTACTCAAAAAAGTAGTTTGAAAACTCACACGGAAGTTCACACAGAAGGACATCCGAGTAAAGGTGAAGAACTTTTAAGTGAGCAATTTAATCAAAAAAGTAGTTTGAAAACTCACACGGAAGTTCACACAAATGGACACCCGCGGGCATGTGAAGAAATTTTAGGTGagcaaattactcaaaaatgtagTTCAGAAATTCACACAGGTGAACACCTGTATAAATTTGAAATTtgtagaaaacaatttaatttACTAGATAATTTAAATAGTCATATGAAAGTTCACACTGATGAGAACCCatataaatgtgaaatatgtCATAAGCTGTTTACTCACATAAGTAATTTTAATAGACATAAAAAAATTCATAGTGGAGAAAGGCcctataaatgtgaaatttgtaataaGCAATTTACTCAAAAAAGTAGTTTGAAAATTCACCTGCaagttcacactggtgaaaactactataaatgtgaaatttgtagtaaggaATTTACTCAAAAAAGTAGTTTAAAATATCACATACGAGTTCACACTGATGATCACCtgtttaaatgtgaaatttgtagtaagcactTCAATTCACAAGATAATTTAAATAGTCATCTGAAAGTTCACACTGgcgaaaaaccttataaatgtgaaatttgtagtaagcaatTTACTCAAGAAAGCAGTTTAACCATTCACATGGAAGTTCACTCTGGTGAAAATCCATATAATTGTGAAATTTGTAGTGAGCACTTACAATCACTCGATAATTTAAATAGTCATATGAAAATTCACAATGGTGAAAAACCATGTCAATGTGAAATATGTAGTAAGCGGTTTACTCACATAAGTAATTTAAATAGGCATATGAAAATTCATAATGGAGAAAGACATTATAAATGTGAAATCTGTAGTAAGGAATTTATTCAAAAAAGTAGCTTAAAAATTCACATGCAAGTTCACACTGGTGAACGCCcatataaatgtgaaatttgtagtaagcaatTTACTCAAAAAAGTAGTTTAAAATGTCACACACGAGTTCACACTAATAAACATTCATataaatgtaaaatttgtacTGAGCAATTTACTCAAAAAAGTAGTTTGAAAATTCACATGGAAGTTCACACTGGTGAACATTCGTACAATTGTGAAAGTTGTAGTGAACAATTTAATTCACTAGAATATTTAAGTAATCATAAAAAAGTTCACACTAATGAACACCCTCATAAATGTGAAATTCGTAGTGAGCAATTTACTCAGAAAAGTCATTTGAAAATTCACATGGAAATTCACACTggcgatgatgatgatgatgaacatcCGTATGAATGTGAAGAAATTTCTAATGAGCAATCTAATTCACTAGATAATTTAAATAGTCATAAGAAAGTTCACACTGATGAACACCCGCGTAAATGTACAGAAATTTTAAGTGAGCAATTTACTCAAAAAAGTGTTTCAAAAATTCACACAGGTGAACgcccttataaatgtgaaatttgtagtgaGCAATTCAattcactagaaaatttaaatagTCATAAAGAAGTTCATACTGATGAACACCCGCGTAAATGTAAAGAAATTTCTAGTGAGCAATTAACTCAAAAAAGTAGTTCAAAAATTCACACAGGTGAACACCCTTATAAATGTAAAATTTGTAGTGAGCAATTTAATTCACAAGAAAATTTAAATAGTCATAAAGAAGTTCACACTGATGAACACCCATACGAATGTGAAGATATTTTTAGTGAGCAACTGAATTCACTAGATAGTTTAGATAGTGATGTGGAAGTTCACACTTGTGAACACCcgtataaatgtgaaatttgtagtgaGCAATTTAattcactagaaaatttaaatagCCATAAGGAAGTTCACACTGATAAACACCCGGATAAATGTGAAGAAATTTTTAGTGAGCAATTTACTCAAAAAAGTAGTTCAAAAATACACATGCATGTTCACACTGGTGAGAAACagtataaatgtgaaatttgtagtgaGCAACTTAATTCACTAGATAACTTAAATAGTCATATGAAAGTTCACAATGGCGAAAAATCatatgaatgtgaaatttgtagtaaacaCTTCAATTCACTAGAGAATTTAAATAGTCATAAGGCAGTTCACACTGATGAACACCCGTATGAACGTAAGGAAATATTTAGTGAGCAATTTAATTCGCTAGATAATTTAGATAGTGATATGGAAGTTcacactgatgatgatgatgatgatgatgaacaccCGTATGAATCTGAAGAAATTTTTAGTGAGCAATTTACTCATAAAAGTAGTTCAAAAATTCACATGCAAGTTCACACTGGTGAGAAACagtataaatgtgaaatttgtagtaagcagtttaattcactaaaaaatttaaatagtCATAATAAAGTTCACACTGATGAATGTGaagaaatttgtagtaagcaacTTATttcactagaaaatttaaatagGCATAAGGaagttcacactggtgaaaagccatataaatgtgaaatttgtagtgaAGAATTTACTCAAAAAAGTAGTTTGAAAATTCACATGGAAGTTCACACTCGTGAAAAGTCGTATACATGTGAAGTTTGTAGTAAGCAGTTTGCTCATAAAAGTAGTTTAAAATATCACATGCGAGTTCACACTGATGAACGCCcgtataaatgtgaaatttgtaataaGCTGTTTACTCAACTCAGTCATTTAAAGCGTCATATGCCACTTCACACTGGTGAAAGACcatataaatgtgaaatttgtagtaagcaatTTAGTTCACGAGATAATTTAAATAGTCATATGAAAGTTCACAGTGGTGTACACCCGTATAAATGTGAAATATGTAGTAAGCAGTTTACTCACATAAGTAATTTAAATAGGCATATCAAAGTTCATACTGGTGAAAGActttataaatgtgaaatttgtagtaagcaatTTACTCAAAAAAGTAGTCTAAAACTTCATCTGCaagttcacactggtgaaaacTCATATAAATGTGATATTTGTAGCAAGCAGTTTACTCAGAAAAGTAGTTTAAAATATCACATGCGAGTTCACACTGATGAGAAACAGTATAAATGTGAAACTTGTAGAAAGCACTTTAGTTCACTAGATAATTTAAATAGTCATACGAAACTTCACACTAGTGAAACCCCGCATAAGTGTGAAATATGTAGTAAGCAGTTTATTacaagaaataatttaaatactcataaaaaaattcacactggtgaaaaaccttataaatgtgaaatttgtagtaagcaatttacccaaaaaaatagtttaaaagatcACATGCGACTTCACACTGGTGAACACCcatataaatgtgaaatttgtagtaagcaatTTACTCAAGAAAGTAGTTTAAAATATCACAATCGAGTTCACAGTGGCGACAAACCGtatcaatgtgaaatttgtagtaagcaatttagtaaaaaaagtaatttaaaaGTTCACATACGAGTTCACACTGGTCAACACCcgtataaatgtgaaatttgtagtaagcactTTCATTCACTAGATAATTTAAATAGTCATAGGAAAGTTCACTCTGGTGAACATCCGTATAAATGTGAAATATGTAGTAAGCAGTTTATTACAAGAAGTAATTTAAATACTCATAAAagaattcacactggtgaaaaaccttataaatgtgaaatttgtagtaagcaatTTACTCAAAAAAGTAGTTTAAAAATTCACATGCaagttcacactggtgaaaactcgtataaatgtgaaatttgcagtAAGCAATTTACTCAAGAAAGTAGTTTAAAATATCACAACCGAGTTCACACTGGTAAACCCCtgtataaatgtgaaatttgtagtaagcactTGAATTCACTAGATAATTTAAATAGTCATATGAAAGTTCACATTGGTGAGAAACCGTCTaactgtgaaatttgtagtaagcagttttCTCACATAAGTAATTTAAATAGGCATATGAAAATCCATACTGGTGAaagaccttataaatgtgaaatttgtaacAAGCAGTTTACTGAAAACAGTACGTTAAAAATTCACATGAAAGTTCACATCCGCAAAAGTATGAAATTTGTAATAAGCAGTTTACTCAAAAATGTAGTTTAA